Within Syntrophales bacterium, the genomic segment ACCATAATGTGCGTAAGGTTGTCCTCGGAAAGCGGCGCAAGCGAGCAGATTACCGGGAACCGGCCCAGCAATTCCGGGATAAGTCCGTAACTTTCAAGGTCGGTAGACTCAATGGAAGAGCCGGCATTTTCCAAAGATGCGGAACTTGTTTTTGCTGAGACAAACCCGATTCCTGTTTTTTGGTGGCGATTCTTCTTAACAATCCGGTCCAGACCGTTAAAGGCGCCGGCCGCGATAAACAGTATCCGGCTGGTGTCAAATTCCATTTCCTGATTCAGGTGTTTGCCGAAGGAAACAGTCCGAGATCCATCCGATTCCAACAGGTCAAGAAGTTCTTCCTGAACGCTTCGACCGGAAACATCCCGGTTGGTATTATGGTCAAAATCGGAACCACGTTCGGCCAGTTTATCAAATTCGTCAATAAAGATTATGCCCTGTTCGGCCTTTTTCCTGTTTTCACCGGCTTTCTTGTAAAGTTCCTCCACCATGTCGCCGACTGAACGGCCGACATAGCCGGTCTCAGAATATTCGTTGGCGGAAGTGAACGCCACCGGCACCTTAAGGAAAGCGGCAAGGGTTCTTACCAGATAGGTCTTACCCACGCCGGTTGGTTATGTTGAGTCTTCATTTATGTGGAGTAACTCATATTCCTTCCCTTCTCTCCCTCACTAATATTCATTACTTACCTCTAATCACTCCACATTAATAAACCCACCTGAACGTGCTATACTTCCCGTTGGGTGCTTTATGTTATCATACATTCAAAAAGGAGGTGGATATGCACGATAAAGTTTTTCCAAAGCCTGCCATTGAGGCAAAACACCGTTCAGGATTGTTGGGTGCTCATTACGATTGCTTTGTAAAGTGGATGCAAAACAATGGCTATTCACGACATACCATACGATCTCATGTTCAAAGGATAACCCATTTTGCACATTATTTGCGTCAAAAAGGCATTTGTTCCATTCATCAACTGGAAGGAATAAACGGTAAAGAACTTCTGGATGCCTACCGACATTATTGTAAACACCGCGGTCTTGGACATAGAAGCTTTAGCTTAAAGTCTTATCTACAAGCTCTAAAAGAGGTTAATATAATTAGCAATTTGGCATCCAGGGATTCTTTATTATCGCCTTTAACCCAACAATTTTTAACTTTTCTCAGAGGTCAGAATAATTTAAGCGAAAATACTATTCGTCGACACATAGGCTGGGTTGAAAAATTCTTACGGTTTTTAGGTTACAGGAAGAACATATCTTCCATAGGAATAGCTGAGATTGATAGATTTATTGAACAGGAGGCTATTCGGTTAAAGCATGCTCCACATCGGTCATATGTTCATGCCTTGAAAAATTTCATCGGATTTCTGTATCATTCAGGGAAGATTCCTGTTGACTTCTCCTATCTTATTAGTAACCCTCGGCGTTACAAACTACAATCTCTTCCCAGCGTCTTGACCTACTCTGATGTTGAAAAGATTCTTAATGTTGTAGACCGGTCGACCAAGACAGGTCTTCAACACTATGCCATCCTTCTCCTTTTGACAACCTATGGTTTGCGGGCTGGAGAAGTAGCTAAGATTAAATTAGAGGATATTAATTGGAGAAAGGAAACCATTCATATCTCTGGAAGGAAAACAGGAAAAGACCTTTGGTTACCACTTACACCACAGGTGGGCAAGGCAATCCTTAAATATCTGAAGCATGCACGGTCTTCTTCAAAGTACCGCGAGATATTTCTTCACGTTTATGCTCCCCGGACTCCGCTAAACGGAAGCAATATTACTTATGTAGTAAATCGATATATTCAACTTGCTGGTCTAAATCTGCCACGAGGTGGAGCTCACATACTGAGACATAGTTTTGCTACCCATTTAATTCGGCAAGGAGTTTCACTTAAACATATAGGGGATTTGCTGGGACACCGTAATTTAGAATCAACTCATATTTATACAAAAACTGCTATAGAGCGACTTAGAGAGGTCGCGTTAGAAGTTCCGGAGGTGGAATAAACATGAGTAATAAAAATTTACCAATAGAGGTGCGAGAGTTAGTTGAAAAATTCATATC encodes:
- a CDS encoding site-specific integrase, which encodes MHDKVFPKPAIEAKHRSGLLGAHYDCFVKWMQNNGYSRHTIRSHVQRITHFAHYLRQKGICSIHQLEGINGKELLDAYRHYCKHRGLGHRSFSLKSYLQALKEVNIISNLASRDSLLSPLTQQFLTFLRGQNNLSENTIRRHIGWVEKFLRFLGYRKNISSIGIAEIDRFIEQEAIRLKHAPHRSYVHALKNFIGFLYHSGKIPVDFSYLISNPRRYKLQSLPSVLTYSDVEKILNVVDRSTKTGLQHYAILLLLTTYGLRAGEVAKIKLEDINWRKETIHISGRKTGKDLWLPLTPQVGKAILKYLKHARSSSKYREIFLHVYAPRTPLNGSNITYVVNRYIQLAGLNLPRGGAHILRHSFATHLIRQGVSLKHIGDLLGHRNLESTHIYTKTAIERLREVALEVPEVE
- a CDS encoding AAA family ATPase; protein product: MGKTYLVRTLAAFLKVPVAFTSANEYSETGYVGRSVGDMVEELYKKAGENRKKAEQGIIFIDEFDKLAERGSDFDHNTNRDVSGRSVQEELLDLLESDGSRTVSFGKHLNQEMEFDTSRILFIAAGAFNGLDRIVKKNRHQKTGIGFVSAKTSSASLENAGSSIESTDLESYGLIPELLGRFPVICSLAPLSEDNLTHIMVEPKDSILEEFQGYFRSFGVEVEFKEGALKKIAHIAAERGTGARGLRSVLEAVLQPYLFKLEDNNGGQPGKRIII